CCGCTCACTGCGCCGAGCTCGGGGGAGCGCCGGGGGTGGTGGACGCCGCGCCGCTGTCGGGGACCGGCGTGCTCGTCGGCGCGACCGTGCTGCTGGCTTCCGTCACAGTGCTGGGAGCAAGTGTGCTGGTGGGGGCGCCCGTACTGATGGCATCGATGCTCACGGCAGCAGTAGTGGTAACGATACTCGAGTCAGTGCTCGAAGGCGCATGCGAAGTTACCCTAGAGAGTATTTCTGAACCCTCAGTTTCACTTGAACCACTTGTTTCGTTGGAGACGGTATAATCAGTGGTAGTCTCAGCCGAAGCTGACACCCCCACTGACTCCTCAGATGTTGCCGGTTTCTCATTGCTCTTCTTCATTACAACTTTAGTCGGTCGCCGATGATTGATCGTGGGAACATAGGATCGCGTGATAATTTCAATATCCTTTTTATCGGTCTTATTTTCAGATATGTTGACGTCATCTGACACGTTGTCTATGATGGGCCTGCGCGTGGTGGGCTCCACCTTATCGAAGGGTGGCGGAGAATCTGTGACGCTCTCAGACTCGTCGTCCTCGATCTCGACCTTGggcttgattttatttttgagcgGCACCTCCGTGATGGAATTTTGATTgaagtttttgtttttgctcTTGTATCCTGCGTTTACTGGAATGAGTTCCTCAGAATCGGAAATGCTTGCAGCAGTCGTGGATTGTTGTTGTGTAGTGGATTCCTCTGCGTGGTCGCTGATAGATGCTACGTCACGAACAAGATCTATGAGGTCTGTCAATTCATTTGACTTCCGGCCATCAGTAGATTCAATAATCGCTGCATTTTTTTCAGGGTCCgcagatattttaattaactcaACAGCATCTGTGGCAGTTTCAGAGGAGCCAAATGATGATACGATGAATTCCGTAGTTTCTACGTTCTCAAAGCCAGTGTTTTCGTTAGAGGCTGATCTTGATACAGTTATAACTTCAGAACTGGTGATAGGCAACTTAGAGCTGATATCTAAAGGATCTGCGGTAGAAGTTATTTCCTTATCATTTGTAGTATTCTCAGGTACCTCAGGTGGGTTCTGATCGCTAGTTTCGATAGGCAGGGAACTAAGTTCTGTCTGCGAAGTAACTTCAGTCGCAACGTTGGACTTCGCTATAGAGCTGGTAGTTTGTTCCTGTTCCTTTGTGCTTGGTTCTAGTTCAGTTTCCGTCACTTTACGTATGGTAGAAGTTTCAAATTCAGGGGCTACAGATGTAATCAGTTCACTTGATGTTCTAGAATCAACAGTCGTTTCAGCTTTTTGTGTGATAATTTCTTCTAGTTTCTTGGGTTCTTCAGTTGTAACTGTAGTGATTGCTGCTTGCGTAACGACATCAGCAAATATTGTTGTCTCGTCTAACTCTGCAGGTATGTCTTCAGGCAATATTGATGGAGCATTGAGTATCTCCGTTGGTATGGCCGACCTCAAATTAAGCATAGGACTTTCTTTATAGGCAGGTGCCTCAGTACTGGCTGGGATGTCGGCTTGGTAAGGTGTCGTCGCATCAGTTGATGTTTTAGGATTCTCTGTTGTCGTTATTGTAGATGTATCAGGAAGATCCTTCGGTGTAGTTGTCAACGATTCTTTCACTTCTGGTAGGGTAGTTGTAGCTACATTTGCCACAGTAATGTCGTGACTTGATACATGGTCGCTATCGACAACTTGTTCTGGCACAATTTCATCCTCGTGGTTTCTCAAAACAGCTAAATCGTCTGGAAGTGGTGGAAAAGCGGGATTGTGGTCGAAATCTTCTTCTTCGATGATCGGTGCTTTGGTTGTTGCCACTGGTACTGGCTCAGGGGTGACTGGAGGAATTCCCATAGTGGCTACTATTGGCACATTTGATGGATAAATTGCGCTATGTATGGAATCTTGCGTAGAGAAGCTGATTTTAGAGGGAGGCGcgtcttcatttttattttcggcTTCAGTAAATTGTATCGCCTCTGGTGAAGACACAATTACTGGTAATGATGAGTGCACTTCGACAATGCTGGGGGATTCTGTTTTAGAGTCAATATCTTTTACATTCTTTTCGGAAGTAGCCTCTCTTGGGATAAGAGGTGACTTAGAGGAAGAATATTCAGCAACTTCAATGCTTGGGGAAGGTAGAATCTCCTTGATCTTGACATCTGTGATCACTGGTATTTCGGATACAGGTGTGATTTCCTTGATAGTGATCTCCTGTTTGATGTTCTCTTTCGGCGGTGGTGGGTTTTCAGACGAGGATGCGCTTGAGATTGAAGATGATACGCCCGGCAAGCTAGTTACGcctgaaaatagaaaaatatgtttttaaagtttGCTTTATGCATTTAACTTAGAGATTTCGACTTAGAGACTTGTGTTTTAGCGTACCTCTGAGAGGGCAGTTATCGTACTCGGGGCAGCAGCGGCCGGGCACGAGGCGCGGCGTGCAGTCGTCGCGCACGAAGCACGCGATGCGCCGGCACACCACCTCGCCGCCCTGGCAGTAGCACACGCGGCACGGGTCTGCAGGGTCCACCAGCTTCTCTCCGTTGCCGTACACCCGACCTTCTTGCTCACATTCTGAAATCATTTGAAGGCAAAATAAGAACATATACTTATGTTTGAGCTTTACGGATTTTCATATACCTAATCATATACCCAGCGTCTTGAAGTCGGGTTTCAGCGTACCCAGCTgagtataaaaatgtatacttatataattaataCAAGCTCAGATTTCTCATTAGATTTTGTAGCTTTTGCGTACCTTTAACTAATGGTAGCTGTTAGGAAAGAATATAATTTCCTACAGTACAATGGAGTCACGCAGCACTCTCTATCTATCTTTCTTATCCTTTAGTATAGGTATTCATGAGGTACATAAGTGCTAGTACTGACCGCACTGGTAAGTAGGACAGCAATGGTCGGGGCGATGCAGCGCCTTGCAGCCGGGGCGCGGCTCGCAGCGCTGGCGCTCGCAGCGCACGTCGCCGGCGTCGCAGCGGCAGCGCTCGCACGGACCCGTGCCGGGCAGCTCGTCGCCCGCCATGTACACCACGTCGCCTAAAGCACAGCTACCTGGAAAATGAGGAAGAAACAAGTTAAAACTGTCTATATTTG
This window of the Helicoverpa armigera isolate CAAS_96S chromosome 9, ASM3070526v1, whole genome shotgun sequence genome carries:
- the LOC110379490 gene encoding mucin-5AC, which encodes MTRSRGDMVSPRPMFLLLATLHFVAFCRAGPLGPLPNVTSADVGLKEGSCALGDVVYMAGDELPGTGPCERCRCDAGDVRCERQRCEPRPGCKALHRPDHCCPTYQCECEQEGRVYGNGEKLVDPADPCRVCYCQGGEVVCRRIACFVRDDCTPRLVPGRCCPEYDNCPLRGVTSLPGVSSSISSASSSENPPPPKENIKQEITIKEITPVSEIPVITDVKIKEILPSPSIEVAEYSSSKSPLIPREATSEKNVKDIDSKTESPSIVEVHSSLPVIVSSPEAIQFTEAENKNEDAPPSKISFSTQDSIHSAIYPSNVPIVATMGIPPVTPEPVPVATTKAPIIEEEDFDHNPAFPPLPDDLAVLRNHEDEIVPEQVVDSDHVSSHDITVANVATTTLPEVKESLTTTPKDLPDTSTITTTENPKTSTDATTPYQADIPASTEAPAYKESPMLNLRSAIPTEILNAPSILPEDIPAELDETTIFADVVTQAAITTVTTEEPKKLEEIITQKAETTVDSRTSSELITSVAPEFETSTIRKVTETELEPSTKEQEQTTSSIAKSNVATEVTSQTELSSLPIETSDQNPPEVPENTTNDKEITSTADPLDISSKLPITSSEVITVSRSASNENTGFENVETTEFIVSSFGSSETATDAVELIKISADPEKNAAIIESTDGRKSNELTDLIDLVRDVASISDHAEESTTQQQSTTAASISDSEELIPVNAGYKSKNKNFNQNSITEVPLKNKIKPKVEIEDDESESVTDSPPPFDKVEPTTRRPIIDNVSDDVNISENKTDKKDIEIITRSYVPTINHRRPTKVVMKKSNEKPATSEESVGVSASAETTTDYTVSNETSGSSETEGSEILSRVTSHAPSSTDSSIVTTTAAVSIDAISTGAPTSTLAPSTVTEASSTVAPTSTPVPDSGAASTTPGAPPSSAQ